In the genome of Silurus meridionalis isolate SWU-2019-XX chromosome 17, ASM1480568v1, whole genome shotgun sequence, the window GAAAGTATACTGGAAGAAAGATAATATCAATGAAACAtcaaataaattgtataatatatCAGATTTTAACTCTGACACTGGGAGTGATGTGAATAAATCTCACACCCTGAAGCTTCATGCAGTGAGTGTGAACCACAGTGGGGTTTATTACTGTACAGTGCTGAAGCATATCCCTAAACTTGTTCAGTTCACTGACACTACAGGAACACGGCTGATTGTAGGTGAGTAAACGTAGTGATTTTACATttcacatcatcaccacatgaTCACCACATGATCACTACATGATCACCACACTACACTGATACTCTAATGATTGTGTTATTAGTGGACTGTGTGCTGTACAACTGCACTGTAATTACCAGAACATATACAGTCAatcatatattaataataatccacATGTTTACAGAACCTTTAGTGAGAAACGCTACAGGACGCAGTGTGGAGTCTGTCATGTGGACTGCACCGTTAGCGTTAGCGTTAGCGTTATTCTGCGTTGTGTCTGTTGTGTGCTGTAAAAACAGAGGTGAGTGACAACATCAGTGTAACAGAAACAacagaaatattattataagtCTAGTTTACATCACAGATTCACAACAATCTTCAACACCATTCTACAGGGTTGTGCAGgagaggaaagaaggaaggacaggtaatatctatctatctatctatctatctatctatctatctatctatctatctatctatctatctat includes:
- the LOC124400094 gene encoding uncharacterized protein LOC124400094: MTHTRRAALLFFLLVFFTGYVCGFNLSVWQTPRNITAVCGEHVNITCHFTLKMISTSYTEEWKVYWKKDNINETSNKLYNISDFNSDTGSDVNKSHTLKLHAVSVNHSGVYYCTVLKHIPKLVQFTDTTGTRLIVEPLVRNATGRSVESVMWTAPLALALALFCVVSVVCCKNRGLCRRGKKEGQVEQEDTGVVYAAVKLHKCSRDKTSQELREVPDAGCEGNPEVLYSDIHIKL